Genomic segment of Ignavibacteriales bacterium:
TCGCAATAAATTTTCCTATAATCTGTGTTGCTTGGTGAGTTCTATTCCCCTGTGTGGTTCCAGAAAGATTTTCAATCTTGTCGATGTCACAACTATTAATTGATGTTTCTTTTATTTCATTGTTCATTGAAATCTCAAGTGGGACTGCTCCGATATTAACGTACATATCCGGGTCATAACTAAAAAAACATGCGCGAGATGCATCCGATGTTTTATCTGGATCGGCTCCAAGATCTATTTTATAAATATTTGCATAGTGTTTATATAATATAGAATACTTTTTGTGGTCGGTAATCGGTTCTTCCAATCGGTAAATGACTTTCAATCCGTTGCCACGAGGAGAAACAAAATAAGCAAAAACACTTTTATCTTGCTTTAGATCTTCTATCATAGCACTAAGTCTATTATCAAGATGATCATAATCGTAAATGAAAAAAGATGTTGAAATTAAGTTTTCATTTTTACGGTGATCGTTTCTGAATGTACCCAGATTGAAATAAGGAAAGTTTTTTGTTTTAAATATTCTCTGTTCTTCTTCGTCACTAATTGCACGAAGTTGTGTTGTTAGGTTTTTAAGTTTTTGTGAGGTTTGTATTTCTTTGAATATTTTTTCAAGAGTTACAAGTTGCAGTTGCTTTGTAAAATTTATTCTTTCTTGTCTTACTGCTTTGTATTCATTAAATACCTTTGCTTTTATTATTGGATCCATTGTTTAATTCCAGATTAGAAGTTGATAACGAAGAGTTGATGCTATGTATCATGCTCTTCAAGGCCTTGATTGCTCGACCGTGTTTTACCGGTTCGATCAAGGTTTTTTCTGCGTAGAAGTTATTTACGTAGTCTTTTAATTGCGGTGTTTCTTCAAAAACGAATGTAGTAAACCCAGCCTTTCTATAATAATCCAGAATGCGGTAATTACTTGCCATGAGGAAACTTGCTAGGTAAAAATCTTGTGTTAAGAAGGTGTTCATAATCCCCCCAGGATTAGAAGTTTATAAAGGACAAAGATTTAATTAGTCCTCTGTATAATTATAAACTATGGTTTCTTGAAAGGCAAATTTTGAAACATTCTTTTTGTATTTTATTTTGCATTAAGATATGTACTATTTCTAGAGAGAATAGAATAAAAATCACTGTTGAGGTAATTCATGAATATTGTTATAGAAATTCCGAATAGTAATCAAGGTTCAAAAATATCTTACGTTATAAATAAATTTGTTGATAAATGGAGATATATCAATATTGGCTTGATTGATCAAGTAATAGTAATTACGAAACCTAAAAGCAGTTTTGACTCCAAAAAACTCAATAACACATTGTTAAATGTACCTAAGAATCAGAGAACATTTTTAAAAAGGATTGGCTATAAAATTCAGATGGTTGGGACAAATGGAAGTTCTGATTCATTAAAATCTCTAGTTCATAGATTGAATGACTACGAAAGAGAATTATTTTTATGGATTGATAAAGATTCGAGAGTTATCCACAAAATCAGACCTCAGTTGAAAAATTATAAAATCTTTGATCTTAAGAATCCAACAATATCAGAAAAGATGATTGCAGATCGACCTCGCTACTTTGGTTTAAAAGAAAGCATAACGCAAATTTTAAGTGATTCAGACAACATAACTACACTTAATATTAAACATGGAAACATGTTATCGATCGGATGCTTTCAAAATATTGCTAAGTTCCAAAATAGTCGGCAAGAAAATTCAATATCATTTCTAGAAGTAGATGGTGATTTAGTAAAACAGAGATTCCTAGAATCATTTAAAAAC
This window contains:
- a CDS encoding DUF5659 domain-containing protein, with the protein product MNTFLTQDFYLASFLMASNYRILDYYRKAGFTTFVFEETPQLKDYVNNFYAEKTLIEPVKHGRAIKALKSMIHSINSSLSTSNLELNNGSNNKSKGI